A window from Hemicordylus capensis ecotype Gifberg chromosome 2, rHemCap1.1.pri, whole genome shotgun sequence encodes these proteins:
- the LOC128345807 gene encoding kelch-like protein 17 isoform X1, protein MDTNKDQDGCGQDDNSVRPNSLGYYFSQGLKQLYETQQLCDATLVAEGRKFPCHRALLASFSPYFRAMFTRPFRESWERQVVLKEMASSILQRIIDYLYTGQLLLTLETAQDLFTAASRLVILPLQEIIGRFLADSISMDNSLGLYALAYAHNYQALLRVATRHITLNFEPLSEHEAFPGLDLTTVISIVSSDKLLVSSELTVYHAIQRWVKSQPAQHLSLIKKLIVQVRLPLLTSEEVTAIQTDIIAHYGHVHLQWEQLDGAERLVKSGGLRHGMYDDWIVSLGLFVSNMQGGVVERLKTHFLGFNLQSENWEQIPPLMYLDSSGFLSVGHKLYVSGGQTLNGSVLGSLHEFDALTGQWMQLPSMSVPRREHGFLACKEKLYALGGRSGRNILDSAESFDVIQKTWAPIASLPFAVSYFASASLKDKLYLIGGFSHTRANGLAHRGILIYDTSSNLWNQMPLAFQCYKSTAVTMDNGIFVIGGLVEESNRRETPGTVIRALISGTHKCFFLSEDGTVSQDVAIPELPILVLPPCAVQWQRRIHVLVGNTIYQWKPGESSWTRSRKSAPNTRVTFLTVVNGVTLRVPKKTLLPLLREASAALTAAWVAEN, encoded by the exons ATGGATACCAACAAGGACCAGGATGGTTGTGGACAGGATGACAACAGTGTGAGGCCTAATTCTTTGGGATACTATTTTAGTCAGG GGTTAAAACAGCTTTATGAGACCCAGCAGCTTTGTGATGCCACTCTGGTAGCGGAAGGGAGGAAATTTCCCTGCCACCG GGCTTTGTTGGCCTCTTTCAGTCCTTACTTCCGCGCCATGTTCACCAGACCCTTTAGAGAATCCTGGGAAAGGCAAGTTGTGCTCAAAGAGATGGCATCTTCCATCCTTCAGAGAATTATAGATTATCTCTACACTGGGCAGCTGCTGCTTACATTAGAAACAGCTCAAGATCTCTTTACAGCAGCTAGCAGGCTTGTGATCCTTCCGCTGCAGGAAATCATTGGCAG ATTCCTTGCTGACAGCATTTCCATGGACAACTCCCTAGGACTTTACGCGTTGGCATATGCCCATAACTACCAAGCTTTGCTCCGTGTAGCCACACGTCACATCACCCTGAACTTTGAGCCTCTTTCTGAACATGAGGCCTTCCCAGGTCTAGATCTCACTACAGTGATCAGCATTGTTTCCTCGGACAAACTTCTGGTGTCTTCTGAGCTAACGGTTTACCATGCTATACAGCGCTGGGTGAAATCTCAGCCAGCTCAGCACCTCTCACTGATCAAGAAGCTGATTGTCCAGGTCCGCCTCCCCCTTCTTACTTCAGAGGAAGTCACTGCCATCCAGACAGATATCATTGCACATTATGGGCATGTTCATCTGCAGTGGGAGCAGCTGGATGGGGCAGAGAGGCTGGTGAAGAGTGGGGGTCTCAGGCACGGCATGTACGATGACTGGATTGTGAGCCTGGGCCTCTTTGTAAGCAACATGCAAGGAGGAGTAGTTGAGCGCTTGAAAACTCACTTCCTGGGGTTCAACCTACAGTCAGAAAACTGGGAGCAGATTCCACCTTTGATGTATCTTGATTCCTCTGGTTTCTTGTCTGTGGGACACAAACTCTATGTCTCTGGAGGACAAACGCTTAATGGCTCTGTCTTAGGCAGCCTACATGAGTTCGATGCTCTAACTGGCCAGTGGATGCAGTTGCCTTCCATGTCTGTGCCCCGGCGTGAACATGGCTTTCTAGCATGCAAGGAGAAGCTGTATGCTTTGGGGGGCCGGAGTGGCCGAAACATCTTAGATTCTGCAGAAAGCTTTGATGTGATACAGAAGACCTGGGCTCCCATTGCCAGCCTGCCCTTTGCAGTGAGTTATTTTGCCTCTGCCTCCCTGAAGGATAAACTCTACCTCATTGGGGGATTCTCTCACACAAGGGCAAATGGCCTTGCTCACAGGGGCATCCTGATTTATGACACCAGCTCCAATCTGTGGAATCAGATGCCTCTGGCTTTTCAGTGTTACAAATCAACAGCCGTGACCATGGACAATGGGATCTTTGTCATCGGCGGACTTGTGGAGGAGAGCAATCGGCGAGAGACACCTGGCACTGTCATCAGAGCTCTGATCTCTGGCACCCATAAATGTTTCTTCCTCAGCGAGGATGGCACAGTGAGCCAGGATGTTGCTATTCCAGAACTGCCCATCCTCGTCTTACCACCTTGTGCCGTGCAGTGGCAGAGAAGAATCCATGTGCTGGTGGGGAATACAATTTACCAGTGGAAACCTGGGGAGTCAAGCTGGACCCGGAGTCGCAAAAGTGCTCCTAACACGAGGGTGACATTCCTAACGGTAGTGAATGGTGTGACCCTGAGAGTGCCAAAGAAAACTCTGCTGCCCCTTTTACGAGAAGCCTCAGCAGCCCTGACAGCAGCTTGGGTGGCAGAGAATTAA
- the LOC128345807 gene encoding kelch-like protein 17 isoform X3, giving the protein MDTNKDQDGCGQDDNSVRPNSLGYYFSQGLKQLYETQQLCDATLVAEGRKFPCHRFLADSISMDNSLGLYALAYAHNYQALLRVATRHITLNFEPLSEHEAFPGLDLTTVISIVSSDKLLVSSELTVYHAIQRWVKSQPAQHLSLIKKLIVQVRLPLLTSEEVTAIQTDIIAHYGHVHLQWEQLDGAERLVKSGGLRHGMYDDWIVSLGLFVSNMQGGVVERLKTHFLGFNLQSENWEQIPPLMYLDSSGFLSVGHKLYVSGGQTLNGSVLGSLHEFDALTGQWMQLPSMSVPRREHGFLACKEKLYALGGRSGRNILDSAESFDVIQKTWAPIASLPFAVSYFASASLKDKLYLIGGFSHTRANGLAHRGILIYDTSSNLWNQMPLAFQCYKSTAVTMDNGIFVIGGLVEESNRRETPGTVIRALISGTHKCFFLSEDGTVSQDVAIPELPILVLPPCAVQWQRRIHVLVGNTIYQWKPGESSWTRSRKSAPNTRVTFLTVVNGVTLRVPKKTLLPLLREASAALTAAWVAEN; this is encoded by the exons ATGGATACCAACAAGGACCAGGATGGTTGTGGACAGGATGACAACAGTGTGAGGCCTAATTCTTTGGGATACTATTTTAGTCAGG GGTTAAAACAGCTTTATGAGACCCAGCAGCTTTGTGATGCCACTCTGGTAGCGGAAGGGAGGAAATTTCCCTGCCACCG ATTCCTTGCTGACAGCATTTCCATGGACAACTCCCTAGGACTTTACGCGTTGGCATATGCCCATAACTACCAAGCTTTGCTCCGTGTAGCCACACGTCACATCACCCTGAACTTTGAGCCTCTTTCTGAACATGAGGCCTTCCCAGGTCTAGATCTCACTACAGTGATCAGCATTGTTTCCTCGGACAAACTTCTGGTGTCTTCTGAGCTAACGGTTTACCATGCTATACAGCGCTGGGTGAAATCTCAGCCAGCTCAGCACCTCTCACTGATCAAGAAGCTGATTGTCCAGGTCCGCCTCCCCCTTCTTACTTCAGAGGAAGTCACTGCCATCCAGACAGATATCATTGCACATTATGGGCATGTTCATCTGCAGTGGGAGCAGCTGGATGGGGCAGAGAGGCTGGTGAAGAGTGGGGGTCTCAGGCACGGCATGTACGATGACTGGATTGTGAGCCTGGGCCTCTTTGTAAGCAACATGCAAGGAGGAGTAGTTGAGCGCTTGAAAACTCACTTCCTGGGGTTCAACCTACAGTCAGAAAACTGGGAGCAGATTCCACCTTTGATGTATCTTGATTCCTCTGGTTTCTTGTCTGTGGGACACAAACTCTATGTCTCTGGAGGACAAACGCTTAATGGCTCTGTCTTAGGCAGCCTACATGAGTTCGATGCTCTAACTGGCCAGTGGATGCAGTTGCCTTCCATGTCTGTGCCCCGGCGTGAACATGGCTTTCTAGCATGCAAGGAGAAGCTGTATGCTTTGGGGGGCCGGAGTGGCCGAAACATCTTAGATTCTGCAGAAAGCTTTGATGTGATACAGAAGACCTGGGCTCCCATTGCCAGCCTGCCCTTTGCAGTGAGTTATTTTGCCTCTGCCTCCCTGAAGGATAAACTCTACCTCATTGGGGGATTCTCTCACACAAGGGCAAATGGCCTTGCTCACAGGGGCATCCTGATTTATGACACCAGCTCCAATCTGTGGAATCAGATGCCTCTGGCTTTTCAGTGTTACAAATCAACAGCCGTGACCATGGACAATGGGATCTTTGTCATCGGCGGACTTGTGGAGGAGAGCAATCGGCGAGAGACACCTGGCACTGTCATCAGAGCTCTGATCTCTGGCACCCATAAATGTTTCTTCCTCAGCGAGGATGGCACAGTGAGCCAGGATGTTGCTATTCCAGAACTGCCCATCCTCGTCTTACCACCTTGTGCCGTGCAGTGGCAGAGAAGAATCCATGTGCTGGTGGGGAATACAATTTACCAGTGGAAACCTGGGGAGTCAAGCTGGACCCGGAGTCGCAAAAGTGCTCCTAACACGAGGGTGACATTCCTAACGGTAGTGAATGGTGTGACCCTGAGAGTGCCAAAGAAAACTCTGCTGCCCCTTTTACGAGAAGCCTCAGCAGCCCTGACAGCAGCTTGGGTGGCAGAGAATTAA
- the LOC128345807 gene encoding kelch-like protein 6 isoform X2 yields the protein MFTRPFRESWERQVVLKEMASSILQRIIDYLYTGQLLLTLETAQDLFTAASRLVILPLQEIIGRFLADSISMDNSLGLYALAYAHNYQALLRVATRHITLNFEPLSEHEAFPGLDLTTVISIVSSDKLLVSSELTVYHAIQRWVKSQPAQHLSLIKKLIVQVRLPLLTSEEVTAIQTDIIAHYGHVHLQWEQLDGAERLVKSGGLRHGMYDDWIVSLGLFVSNMQGGVVERLKTHFLGFNLQSENWEQIPPLMYLDSSGFLSVGHKLYVSGGQTLNGSVLGSLHEFDALTGQWMQLPSMSVPRREHGFLACKEKLYALGGRSGRNILDSAESFDVIQKTWAPIASLPFAVSYFASASLKDKLYLIGGFSHTRANGLAHRGILIYDTSSNLWNQMPLAFQCYKSTAVTMDNGIFVIGGLVEESNRRETPGTVIRALISGTHKCFFLSEDGTVSQDVAIPELPILVLPPCAVQWQRRIHVLVGNTIYQWKPGESSWTRSRKSAPNTRVTFLTVVNGVTLRVPKKTLLPLLREASAALTAAWVAEN from the exons ATGTTCACCAGACCCTTTAGAGAATCCTGGGAAAGGCAAGTTGTGCTCAAAGAGATGGCATCTTCCATCCTTCAGAGAATTATAGATTATCTCTACACTGGGCAGCTGCTGCTTACATTAGAAACAGCTCAAGATCTCTTTACAGCAGCTAGCAGGCTTGTGATCCTTCCGCTGCAGGAAATCATTGGCAG ATTCCTTGCTGACAGCATTTCCATGGACAACTCCCTAGGACTTTACGCGTTGGCATATGCCCATAACTACCAAGCTTTGCTCCGTGTAGCCACACGTCACATCACCCTGAACTTTGAGCCTCTTTCTGAACATGAGGCCTTCCCAGGTCTAGATCTCACTACAGTGATCAGCATTGTTTCCTCGGACAAACTTCTGGTGTCTTCTGAGCTAACGGTTTACCATGCTATACAGCGCTGGGTGAAATCTCAGCCAGCTCAGCACCTCTCACTGATCAAGAAGCTGATTGTCCAGGTCCGCCTCCCCCTTCTTACTTCAGAGGAAGTCACTGCCATCCAGACAGATATCATTGCACATTATGGGCATGTTCATCTGCAGTGGGAGCAGCTGGATGGGGCAGAGAGGCTGGTGAAGAGTGGGGGTCTCAGGCACGGCATGTACGATGACTGGATTGTGAGCCTGGGCCTCTTTGTAAGCAACATGCAAGGAGGAGTAGTTGAGCGCTTGAAAACTCACTTCCTGGGGTTCAACCTACAGTCAGAAAACTGGGAGCAGATTCCACCTTTGATGTATCTTGATTCCTCTGGTTTCTTGTCTGTGGGACACAAACTCTATGTCTCTGGAGGACAAACGCTTAATGGCTCTGTCTTAGGCAGCCTACATGAGTTCGATGCTCTAACTGGCCAGTGGATGCAGTTGCCTTCCATGTCTGTGCCCCGGCGTGAACATGGCTTTCTAGCATGCAAGGAGAAGCTGTATGCTTTGGGGGGCCGGAGTGGCCGAAACATCTTAGATTCTGCAGAAAGCTTTGATGTGATACAGAAGACCTGGGCTCCCATTGCCAGCCTGCCCTTTGCAGTGAGTTATTTTGCCTCTGCCTCCCTGAAGGATAAACTCTACCTCATTGGGGGATTCTCTCACACAAGGGCAAATGGCCTTGCTCACAGGGGCATCCTGATTTATGACACCAGCTCCAATCTGTGGAATCAGATGCCTCTGGCTTTTCAGTGTTACAAATCAACAGCCGTGACCATGGACAATGGGATCTTTGTCATCGGCGGACTTGTGGAGGAGAGCAATCGGCGAGAGACACCTGGCACTGTCATCAGAGCTCTGATCTCTGGCACCCATAAATGTTTCTTCCTCAGCGAGGATGGCACAGTGAGCCAGGATGTTGCTATTCCAGAACTGCCCATCCTCGTCTTACCACCTTGTGCCGTGCAGTGGCAGAGAAGAATCCATGTGCTGGTGGGGAATACAATTTACCAGTGGAAACCTGGGGAGTCAAGCTGGACCCGGAGTCGCAAAAGTGCTCCTAACACGAGGGTGACATTCCTAACGGTAGTGAATGGTGTGACCCTGAGAGTGCCAAAGAAAACTCTGCTGCCCCTTTTACGAGAAGCCTCAGCAGCCCTGACAGCAGCTTGGGTGGCAGAGAATTAA